Within the Setaria viridis chromosome 3, Setaria_viridis_v4.0, whole genome shotgun sequence genome, the region CAAGGTGCAAAACAACCTATACACCATGATGCAATCCACgcaactgttttttttttaccgattGCAACAAAACAACTCCCCCAATCTACATCTAAAATCAATTTCGACTACAAACATCACAATTTAGTTTTCCCATTTTGGAGGGTTGAGGTTGTAATCACACTTCGAATGCTTGCAatcaaaaatcaaaaaaaaattaagcatGCCCTCCACGGAAATCGCAATTGCAATCAGAGGAGATGCTCACCACGTGGAATCTCTGGCTTGGATCAGGTGTGATTGGTGCGCTAGGAGGAACCGAAGCGGGGGGCGTCAGCATGGTTGTGTGATGCAAGGGATCACCAGATCCGCGGGGGACGACCGCTCCCGTGATGGGCATGATCGTCGTCGGAACTGGAGGAGTTGCGGCCGCAGATTGAGCCGTCGCCGGAGATGATGGATCGGATCTCCACCGCCCATGACAACCATCGCCATCTGCTGCTCCAGATTGGGCTGCTCAGCTGGAAGCGGCGATTTTAGCTGGGGCAGCAACGGCGGGGCCATGGGCGCAAGTTGGGGTAGCGACGGTGGGGCTAAGTTGGGGTAGTTCCCGGGGGTGAGTTTAATGGCGGCGAGGGAAGGAAGGGGGCGAGGTTTGGCGGCACGGTTAACGGGGGCGAAGAAAGGAAGGGGGCGAGGTTTGGCGGCACGGTTAACGGGggcgaaggaaggaagggggagGCGCAAGTTCCTTTTTGTCTGTCAGAGTCCGGACGGGTGGAGCAAGGGTTCCTTTTTGTCCGGGCTGGTAGGGGGCGTGCGGGCCAGGCGGGCGCGCCAGGTCAACCAAGGGGGGGTCTGTGCGCTGCGCCGCCACGGCTCGCGATCGGGTGGGGGTCTGTGCATTTGCTACACAGAATGCACCTGGGtgcattatatatatatatatatatatatatatatatatatatataaagcaacaattagcattaatatatAAAAGAATttagggtaaaaagaaaaaaggtctTTAATCCAGGTGGTAATAGGGGCCgtcatgcatgtgcatgcacgtggccccttagtcccggttggtatgtGTGTATATCAACAATTagtattaatatggaaaaaaattcagggtaaaaagaaaaaaggtcaTCAGGACTAAAGTGGTCACGTGCATGTGCACATGGCGGTCCCTTTAGTTCCAATTGgtattaccaactaggactaaaggagatttttagtcccgggtgaatgacctgggactaaagagggagatctttagtcccgaatgattagtctCGGTTAGTTTTTCGAGAGATACGAGACTTACCAACCGGAACTTTCCACCAGTGTATGCCTGTCGACAGATTATAGTGACACGCCAGCAGTGCTTTGTCTATCTTTGAAATTAACCATTCCAGGCCATAAGGGTCAAGTGTGAGTGCTTACATGCATGTTATCGTCTATAGTCTATACTGTGTTTTCATGGTTATTACTTCGTACCTATTAGTATACGATAATAGCTTATCTGCTAATTTCCCATGTGTTTCCGGCCAAATGGCTTATGCTGCCATGCATGCTATAAGAAGGCTCGATCACCATTCCATGGATCTACGCCTCTCTCCTCTCGAATTCGCATCACCCTGTCTGACGCTCGAGCCTCGTCCGCTGCCACACAGCCCACGAGGCACGAGCGCAGTTAAAAATAAACACCCCCGTCCACACCAGAGCCCACACGTTCTCCTGCCATGGACATCCTGAACCACGCCGACACTACCACGGCGAACGGTACCAGCccggctgctgcagctgcggcGGCCGTCGTTGCACCTGCCACGCCTTCTTCGCTCGTTACGCCGCCGCTGGACGCCGATGAGTTCCGCAGGCAGGGGCGCTTAGTCGTGGACTTCATCGCGGACTACTACACGCGCATCAACGAGTACCCCGTGCGCCCGGCCGTCGCTCCGGGGTTCCTGGCCCGGCAGCTTCCCgagacggcgccggcgcggccggagcgcgacgcgctcgccgcggcgctcCGCGACGTCCGCGACCTCATCCTGCCCGGCGTCACGCACTGGCAGAGCCCCCGCCACTTCGCGCACTTCGCGGCCACGGCCAGCAATGTGGGCGCCCTCGGCGAAGCCCTCGCCGCGGGGCTTAACATCAACCCGTTCACGTGGGCTGCCTCGCCGGCAGCCACCGAGCTCGAGGTCGTCGTCACCGACTGGCTCGGCAAGGCGCTGCACCTCCCAGAGAGGCTGCTGTTctctggaggcggcgggggcacgCTGCTGGGGACGTCCTGCGAGGCCATGCTCTGCACCATCGTCGCCGCGAGGGACCGGAAGCTCGCCGAGATCGGCGAGGAGCGGATCGGAGACCTTGTCGTCTACTTCTCCGACCAGACCCACTTCTCGTTCCAGAAGGCCGCGCGCATTGCCGGGATCCGCCGGGGAAACTGCCGCGAGATACCGACGTCCAGGGAGAGCGGCTTCACCCTCTCGCCCAAggcgctccgcgccgccgtgcgcgccgaCGAGGCTTCGGGCAGGGTCCCGCTGTTCCTGTGCGCTACGGTGGGGAccacgccgacggcggcgatcgACCCTCTCCGCGAGCTGTGTGCCGCCGTGTCGGGCCACGGCGTGTGGGTGCACGTGGACGCGGCCTACGCCGGCGCCGCGTGCGTGTGCCCCGAGTTCCGTCACGCCATCGCGGGCGCCGAGGCCGTGGACTCGTTCAGCACCAACCCGCACAAGTGGCTCCTCGCCAACATGGATTGCTGCGCGCTGTGGGTGACGCGGCCCGCGGCGCTTGTGGCCGCGCTCGGCACCGATCACGACGTGATCCTGAAGgacccgtcggcggcggcgcaggacggCCACGATGTGGTGGTGGACTACAAGGACTGGCAGGTCGCGCTGAGCCGCCGGTTCCGCGCGCTGAAGCTGTGGCTCGTGCTCCGGTGCCACGGCGTCGAGGGCCTGCGCGGCTTCGTGCGCGCCCACGTGCGCATGGCCGCCGCGTTCGAGGCCATGGTGCGCGCTGACACAAGGTTCGAGGTGCCCGTGCCGAGGCAGTTCGCGCTGGTCTGCTTCCGGCTTCGCCCCGCCTCCGCTGGAGAGAAGCGCACCCGCGGCGGCGAAGTAGTGGAACCGAACGAGCTCAACAGGAGGCTCCTCGAGGCGGTGAACGCGACGGG harbors:
- the LOC117847809 gene encoding tyrosine decarboxylase, coding for MDILNHADTTTANGTSPAAAAAAAVVAPATPSSLVTPPLDADEFRRQGRLVVDFIADYYTRINEYPVRPAVAPGFLARQLPETAPARPERDALAAALRDVRDLILPGVTHWQSPRHFAHFAATASNVGALGEALAAGLNINPFTWAASPAATELEVVVTDWLGKALHLPERLLFSGGGGGTLLGTSCEAMLCTIVAARDRKLAEIGEERIGDLVVYFSDQTHFSFQKAARIAGIRRGNCREIPTSRESGFTLSPKALRAAVRADEASGRVPLFLCATVGTTPTAAIDPLRELCAAVSGHGVWVHVDAAYAGAACVCPEFRHAIAGAEAVDSFSTNPHKWLLANMDCCALWVTRPAALVAALGTDHDVILKDPSAAAQDGHDVVVDYKDWQVALSRRFRALKLWLVLRCHGVEGLRGFVRAHVRMAAAFEAMVRADTRFEVPVPRQFALVCFRLRPASAGEKRTRGGEVVEPNELNRRLLEAVNATGRAYISSAVVGGVYVLRCAIGNSLTEERHVREAWSVVQEQANVVLAAATATCPDERAVHRARCVETDAADAPASVPPVQMRFPSAQS